One window of Medicago truncatula cultivar Jemalong A17 chromosome 2, MtrunA17r5.0-ANR, whole genome shotgun sequence genomic DNA carries:
- the LOC11417040 gene encoding ABSCISIC ACID-INSENSITIVE 5-like protein 1: protein MALQQLDQEVPLQEQEATFSQPSKQTSILSLTLDEFQCKSGKSFSSLNMDEFLASIWSSNDEATTHTHNTKNVVTTQHTISQQFGNSFSVPPPICKKTVDEVWSEIHKNQQQFKETNNLKRSETLKKQQTLGEMSLEDFLVKAGVVQQSSALPFKNHNGNVSSNMRPLNIASCYGLRPSMGMGFSTQCVSRNGLATYQMLSHNNNLGVKDFAVEKCQSLTESSGCSNRKRIVEGPPEVVVERRQRRMLKNRESAARSRARRQAYTVELEAELNLLKEENEKLKQVLAEAESKRKQELLQRKHSTKAQKGAEKLRAMRRPISTTW from the exons ATGGCTCTACAACAATTAGATCAAGAGGTTCCATTGCAAGAACAAGAAGCTACATTTTCTCAACCAAGCAAGCAAACCTCAATACTCTCACTTACCCTAGATGAGTTCCAATGCAAGAGTGGAAAGAGCTTTAGTTCCCTCAACATGGATGAATTCCTTGCCAGCATTTGGAGTTCCAATGATGAAGCTACCACTCATACTCATAATACTAAAAATGTTGTAACAACACAACACACCATTTCCCAACAATTTGGTAATTCATTCTCTGTCCCTCCTCCAATTTGCAAAAAAACTGTGGATGAAGTTTGGTCTGAGATTCATAAAAACCAACAACAGTTCAAAGAAACAAATAACCTTAAAAGAAGTGAGACACTCAAAAAGCAACAAACACTTGGAGAAATGAGTTTGGAGGATTTCTTAGTAAAAGCTGGTGTAGTACAACAATCATCAGCATTGCCATTTAAGAATCATAATGGCAATGTTTCAAGTAATATGAGACCATTGAATATTGCAAGTTGTTATGGTTTGAGGCCGTCAATGGGAATGGGATTTTCTACTCAATGTGTTTCTAGAAATGGTCTTGCAACATACCAAATGTTGTCACACAATAACAACTTAGGAGTGAAGGATTTTGCTGTGGAGAAATGTCAAAGCTTGACTGAATCAAGTGGGTGTAGTAATAGGAAGAGGATAGTTGAGGGTCCTCCTGAAGTTGTAGTGGAGCGAAGGCAACGTAGAATGTTGAAAAATCGTGAATCGGCTGCTCGTTCTCGAGCAAGAAGACAG GCATATACGGTAGAGCTAGAAGCAGAGCTGAATCTGCTAAAAGAAGAGAATGAAAAGCTAAAACAAGTTCTG GCTGAAGCTGAGAGCAAGAGGAAACAAGAG CTTTTGCAACGAAAACATTCAACAAAGGCTCAAAAGGGCGCAGAAAAATTAAGAGCTATGAGAAGGCCTATAAGCACAACCTGGTGA